One Leucobacter muris DNA segment encodes these proteins:
- a CDS encoding epimerase, giving the protein MTAHANAPGPDSDRDPEPDRGRVVIGGAGGFMGRYLADRSRGEGREVVTIGRSGSDLHWGDERGIAAAVDGAALVVGLAGKSVNCRYTPANRAEIFRSRLETTAELSRAVARAAAPPPLWVNAATATVYRHAEDRPMTERDGEIGAGFSVDVAKTWERALFRDELPGTRRVALRSAIVLGHGGVLGPLRRLARLGLGGPQHDGPWPVSRARRAAGTAHARGAGRVRQRFSWVHIEDVARVIDFLERHPELDGPINASSPHPVDNREFMATVRRVLGVRFGPPTPRWALEIGAIGIRTETELVLKSRWVLPQRLAEAGFAFAYPELEPALREAFDRPRG; this is encoded by the coding sequence ATGACCGCGCACGCGAACGCCCCCGGACCCGACTCCGACCGCGATCCCGAACCCGACCGCGGCCGCGTCGTCATCGGCGGCGCCGGGGGCTTCATGGGACGGTACCTCGCCGACCGCTCCCGCGGCGAGGGCCGCGAGGTCGTGACGATCGGGCGCTCCGGATCTGATCTGCACTGGGGAGACGAGCGAGGAATCGCCGCCGCCGTCGACGGCGCAGCCCTCGTGGTGGGGCTCGCGGGGAAGAGCGTGAACTGCCGATACACCCCCGCCAACCGGGCCGAGATCTTCCGCTCCCGCCTCGAGACCACCGCGGAGCTGTCGCGCGCCGTCGCCCGCGCGGCGGCGCCCCCGCCGCTGTGGGTCAACGCCGCGACCGCGACCGTCTACCGCCATGCCGAGGACCGGCCGATGACCGAACGGGACGGCGAGATCGGCGCGGGCTTCTCCGTGGACGTCGCGAAGACGTGGGAGCGCGCGCTCTTCCGCGACGAGCTGCCCGGCACGCGCAGAGTGGCGCTGCGCAGCGCCATCGTGCTCGGGCACGGCGGTGTGCTGGGTCCGCTGCGGCGCCTCGCCCGGCTCGGTCTGGGCGGCCCGCAGCACGACGGACCGTGGCCGGTGAGCCGCGCCCGCCGAGCCGCCGGCACCGCTCACGCGCGCGGCGCGGGCCGCGTCCGGCAGAGGTTCAGCTGGGTGCACATCGAGGACGTGGCGCGGGTCATCGACTTTCTCGAACGGCACCCCGAACTCGACGGCCCGATCAATGCGAGCTCCCCGCACCCCGTCGACAATCGGGAGTTCATGGCGACGGTACGACGCGTGCTCGGCGTGCGATTCGGGCCCCCGACGCCCCGCTGGGCGCTGGAGATCGGCGCGATCGGGATCCGCACGGAGACCGAGCTCGTGCTCAAGAGCCGGTGGGTGCTGCCGCAGCGACTCGCGGAGGCCGGCTTCGCGTTCGCCTACCCCGAGCTCGAGCCCGCGCTTCGCGAGGCGTTCGACCGCCCGCGGGGCTGA
- a CDS encoding GAP family protein has product MLVTAQLPILADVPLPLALALLALLDGLSVGTLLIPLFLLIAPGRPRIARVLLYLGTITLFYLAIGVLFTLGLVNVIDAGRDFLGSTLGRVVLLVGGLALFASGVAIGVSDARKRKAAALSDGSPAAQTSGRILRWRDRLLADGTSRAAVVGVALAAGLAEVAGMLPYLIGMTMLADAPIGMPARFAMLAGYCIVMILPALILLAARVLAARAVERPLHRFTGWMQRTGAENTAWILGIIGFLLARSGATQLGIDLPIIG; this is encoded by the coding sequence ATGCTCGTCACCGCCCAGCTCCCGATCCTCGCCGATGTCCCGCTGCCGCTCGCCCTCGCGCTGCTCGCCCTGCTCGACGGGCTCAGCGTCGGCACCCTGCTGATCCCGCTGTTCCTGCTCATCGCGCCGGGGCGGCCCCGGATCGCCCGCGTGCTGCTGTACCTCGGCACGATCACACTGTTCTACCTCGCGATCGGCGTGCTCTTCACGCTGGGGCTCGTCAACGTCATCGACGCGGGCCGCGATTTCCTCGGCTCGACGCTCGGCCGGGTCGTGCTGCTGGTGGGCGGGCTCGCGTTGTTCGCGAGCGGCGTCGCGATCGGGGTGTCGGACGCGCGCAAGCGGAAAGCCGCGGCGCTCTCGGACGGCAGTCCGGCGGCGCAGACGAGCGGGCGGATCCTGCGGTGGCGCGACCGTCTGCTCGCCGACGGCACGAGTCGCGCCGCGGTCGTGGGCGTCGCCCTCGCCGCGGGCCTCGCCGAGGTGGCGGGCATGCTCCCCTACCTCATCGGCATGACGATGCTGGCCGACGCCCCCATCGGCATGCCCGCCCGCTTCGCGATGCTCGCGGGCTACTGCATCGTGATGATCCTGCCCGCCCTGATCCTGCTGGCGGCGCGCGTGCTCGCCGCCCGCGCCGTCGAACGGCCGCTGCACCGCTTCACCGGGTGGATGCAGCGCACGGGCGCCGAGAACACGGCATGGATCCTCGGCATCATCGGCTTCCTGCTCGCCCGATCCGGCGCGACGCAGCTCGGGATCGACCTGCCGATCATCGGCTGA
- a CDS encoding sensor histidine kinase: MITETGRPRGVFRALADRPAALAGSYLLLAIVLAALGWSGLWSMFSLLPDRVSPWWGLATAAPACALVLLRRRAPLAGLVAAAIVFVADLLTVGGLVPLLVLLELFHARTVRLAPARRRRMLWMMIVSTLALVVSALALADDPREAVMVGIQFVGLAGLTYWYANSVAQSRELVALYRQRADDTARLAALDRTAAVQGERDRMARELHDVVAGHISAIAIRSEAALGLQTGDAEETQERRALRAMRDASLEAHGALRTMIQVLRSGESDFQLPPGRAGLPGLVEAANGSGVAATLNDEGGGGLPAQLDQAVGSVVREALANSVRHSSGADVDVRLSRGEGEVRVNVVSRGGSALASPALAGSGMGLELLRERVRALGGELFAGPEGAGVWAVRARLPEQEGACARLPEEGAA, from the coding sequence ATGATCACTGAGACGGGGCGGCCCCGCGGTGTGTTCCGAGCGCTCGCCGATCGGCCGGCGGCGCTCGCGGGCAGCTACCTGCTGCTCGCGATCGTGCTCGCGGCACTCGGGTGGTCGGGGCTGTGGAGCATGTTCTCGCTGCTGCCGGACCGGGTATCGCCGTGGTGGGGGCTGGCGACGGCTGCGCCCGCCTGCGCGCTCGTGCTGCTGAGGCGCCGCGCGCCGCTGGCGGGGCTCGTCGCCGCCGCGATCGTCTTCGTCGCCGACCTGCTCACCGTCGGTGGGCTCGTGCCGCTGCTCGTGCTGCTCGAGCTCTTCCACGCGCGCACGGTGCGGCTCGCCCCGGCCCGGCGCAGGCGCATGCTCTGGATGATGATCGTGAGCACGCTCGCGCTCGTGGTGAGCGCCCTCGCGCTCGCCGACGACCCGCGCGAAGCGGTGATGGTGGGCATCCAGTTCGTGGGGCTCGCCGGGCTGACGTACTGGTACGCGAACTCGGTGGCGCAGTCGCGGGAGCTGGTCGCGCTCTACCGGCAGCGCGCCGACGACACGGCCCGGCTCGCAGCGCTCGACCGCACCGCCGCGGTGCAGGGGGAGCGGGATCGCATGGCCCGCGAGCTGCACGACGTGGTCGCGGGGCACATCTCCGCGATCGCGATCCGCAGCGAGGCCGCGCTCGGTCTGCAGACGGGCGACGCCGAGGAGACGCAGGAGCGGCGGGCCCTGCGGGCGATGCGCGACGCGAGCCTCGAGGCCCACGGAGCGCTGCGCACCATGATTCAGGTGCTGCGGTCGGGCGAGAGCGACTTCCAGCTGCCGCCCGGCCGGGCCGGCCTGCCCGGGCTGGTCGAGGCCGCGAACGGTTCGGGGGTCGCCGCGACGCTCAACGACGAGGGAGGCGGCGGGCTGCCCGCGCAGCTCGATCAGGCCGTGGGCAGCGTGGTGCGCGAGGCGCTCGCGAACAGCGTGCGCCACTCGTCGGGCGCCGATGTCGACGTGCGGCTGTCGAGGGGCGAGGGCGAGGTGCGCGTCAACGTGGTCTCGCGCGGCGGCTCCGCCCTCGCCAGCCCCGCGCTCGCGGGCAGCGGCATGGGGCTCGAACTGCTGCGGGAGCGCGTGCGCGCGCTCGGCGGCGAGCTGTTCGCCGGGCCGGAGGGCGCCGGCGTGTGGGCGGTGCGCGCGCGACTGCCCGAGCAGGAGGGGGCGTGCGCGCGACTGCCCGAGGAGGGGGCGGCGTGA